A single window of Granulibacter bethesdensis DNA harbors:
- the treY gene encoding malto-oligosyltrehalose synthase, with amino-acid sequence MSISATARLQFHKDFTLADGTKLVPYLASLGISHLYASPLLKARPGSTHGYDIVDHTQLNPEIGDETALQTLVAALRQHDMGLILDIVPNHMGVGGSDNLWWLDVLEWGRSSPYAEFFDIDWDPPDSSLRGRILAPFLGSPYGDALDHGDITLHFDDQDGRLFISCYGSHRFPVTPREYVTILSAEGGRLEEIARDIAELPAGRDSTRRQVEGLRQQLREPSLRSGIDHALRSFDPHQPAGRERLHRLLERQHYRLSFWRAASDEINWRRFFDINGLAGVRVEVPHVFDATHEYTLSLYARGLIDGLRIDHVDGLADPRGYCRKLRRRLEAATGSRPVELRHIKPVIWVEKILAPHEKLPADWLTDGTTGYDFMSQVSALLHDPSGEAPLTHFWTSFTHRPGDFEDEAKAARRQILRESLSSETFATAAALHRLARRDPHTRDYTLTAIRRVLVEILVHFHVYRIYAGLGGMADPDERELDWAIAGARKTVRSADLGLLDLVGRWLAGSGLRQVPAGPRRQEWLRAMVRFQQLSAPTNAKSVEDTAFYRYGRLLSRNEVGAEPQQFALTPAAFHVANTDRRKRWHRGLLATATHDHKRGEDTRARIAVLSELPELWENAVMRWSRLNTPLRREIEHHPAPDEADEIMLYQMLIGAWPLALSPDDKEGMAVFIERIAAWLEKALREAKRHSEWAAPNEAYESACRNFLFDLLNPDRPAKVAQDMAAFASGIMAAGACNSLSQTLLKATSPGIPDLYQGAEFWDFSLVDPDNRQPVDFPSRVAALQDENKAEAASLAGHWHDGHIKQAILAAALRLRRQAPCLFEEGTYLPLKVEGPQSGHILAFVRAHEGRAALIAVTRLTVRLRNEDDFFSSSAQLSSDSSAPLPLAEQAAPVMTELWTVPATAWKGTFIHVPRQFQGRKVKNLLDGMVTNALPARIRAEDMFNILPVALLEAG; translated from the coding sequence ATGAGCATCAGCGCCACGGCCAGACTGCAATTCCACAAGGATTTCACCCTCGCCGATGGCACGAAACTGGTCCCCTACCTGGCCAGCCTGGGTATCAGCCATCTCTATGCCTCCCCTTTGCTGAAGGCACGCCCAGGATCGACTCACGGCTACGACATTGTCGATCACACTCAGCTGAACCCCGAAATCGGGGATGAGACAGCGCTGCAAACGCTGGTCGCCGCTTTGCGGCAGCACGATATGGGTTTGATCCTCGATATCGTTCCCAACCATATGGGGGTCGGCGGCAGCGATAATCTCTGGTGGCTCGACGTGCTTGAATGGGGACGCTCCAGCCCCTACGCCGAATTTTTCGACATTGACTGGGATCCACCGGATTCATCCCTGCGCGGTCGTATACTGGCACCGTTTCTGGGGAGCCCGTACGGCGATGCCCTCGATCACGGCGATATCACCCTTCATTTTGATGATCAGGACGGCCGGCTGTTCATCAGTTGCTATGGATCGCACCGCTTTCCCGTGACCCCGCGGGAATATGTCACAATTTTGTCCGCCGAAGGGGGTCGACTGGAGGAAATCGCCCGCGACATTGCCGAACTTCCTGCGGGCCGCGACAGCACCCGACGGCAGGTCGAAGGCTTGAGGCAGCAATTACGCGAACCTTCCCTGCGGAGTGGAATCGATCATGCCCTGCGCTCCTTCGATCCTCATCAGCCGGCGGGGCGAGAACGCCTGCACCGCCTGCTGGAACGGCAGCATTACCGGCTGAGCTTCTGGCGGGCAGCCTCCGATGAGATCAACTGGCGGCGGTTTTTCGACATCAACGGTCTTGCCGGGGTTCGGGTTGAAGTGCCGCATGTGTTCGATGCGACCCATGAGTATACGCTCTCTCTTTACGCGCGTGGGCTGATCGATGGGCTGCGGATCGACCATGTAGACGGGCTGGCAGATCCTCGCGGCTATTGCCGGAAGCTGCGGCGCAGGCTTGAAGCCGCAACGGGGAGCAGGCCAGTAGAGTTGCGGCATATTAAACCGGTGATCTGGGTGGAGAAAATCCTGGCCCCGCATGAAAAACTGCCTGCCGACTGGCTGACCGACGGCACCACCGGCTATGATTTCATGAGCCAGGTGTCAGCCCTGCTGCATGATCCGTCCGGAGAAGCGCCGCTGACGCATTTCTGGACCAGCTTCACGCATCGTCCCGGCGATTTCGAGGATGAGGCCAAGGCGGCCAGACGGCAGATTCTACGCGAAAGCCTGTCCAGCGAGACCTTTGCCACGGCTGCCGCCCTCCATCGCCTCGCCCGCCGTGATCCGCATACGCGGGATTACACGCTCACCGCCATCCGACGGGTGCTGGTCGAAATTCTGGTTCATTTCCACGTGTATCGTATCTATGCCGGCCTTGGAGGAATGGCGGATCCTGATGAGCGGGAGTTGGACTGGGCGATTGCCGGGGCCCGGAAAACCGTACGCTCTGCTGATCTCGGCCTGCTTGATCTGGTCGGGAGATGGCTTGCAGGCAGCGGGCTGCGACAGGTGCCGGCAGGACCAAGGCGTCAGGAATGGTTACGCGCCATGGTACGGTTTCAACAGCTTTCCGCCCCGACCAATGCCAAATCGGTGGAGGATACGGCATTCTATCGCTATGGACGCCTGCTGTCCCGCAATGAAGTCGGGGCCGAGCCACAGCAATTCGCGCTGACCCCGGCCGCTTTTCATGTCGCCAATACAGACCGTCGCAAACGCTGGCACCGCGGCCTGTTGGCCACTGCCACCCATGACCACAAACGTGGCGAGGATACACGCGCGCGCATCGCGGTTTTGTCCGAACTTCCAGAGCTCTGGGAGAATGCCGTCATGCGATGGAGCCGTCTGAACACGCCCCTGCGACGGGAGATCGAGCATCATCCGGCACCTGACGAAGCCGATGAAATCATGCTGTATCAAATGCTGATCGGCGCATGGCCCTTGGCGCTATCCCCTGATGACAAGGAAGGCATGGCCGTTTTCATCGAGCGTATCGCGGCATGGCTGGAAAAGGCATTGCGGGAGGCCAAGCGTCACTCGGAGTGGGCTGCACCCAATGAGGCGTATGAATCCGCCTGCCGCAATTTTCTGTTTGATCTGCTCAATCCGGACCGTCCCGCAAAAGTAGCGCAGGACATGGCCGCTTTCGCATCCGGTATCATGGCAGCAGGCGCCTGCAACAGCCTGTCGCAGACTCTGCTGAAAGCAACATCCCCCGGAATCCCCGATCTCTATCAGGGGGCAGAGTTCTGGGATTTCAGTCTGGTCGATCCGGATAACCGTCAGCCGGTTGATTTTCCATCCCGCGTTGCCGCTTTGCAGGATGAAAACAAGGCAGAGGCAGCCAGTCTGGCCGGGCACTGGCATGACGGACATATCAAGCAGGCAATTCTGGCAGCTGCCTTGCGCTTGCGCCGTCAGGCGCCATGCCTGTTCGAAGAAGGAACCTATCTGCCGTTAAAGGTGGAAGGGCCTCAATCCGGCCATATTCTTGCCTTTGTTCGGGCGCATGAAGGTCGTGCTGCGCTGATAGCTGTGACAAGGTTGACGGTGCGGCTGCGAAATGAAGATGATTTTTTCTCTTCCTCGGCTCAGCTATCCTCGGACAGCAGCGCTCCCCTGCCCCTTGCAGAGCAGGCAGCGCCGGTAATGACAGAACTGTGGACCGTTCCGGCAACAGCATGGAAAGGAACTTTCATCCACGTACCGCGTCAGTTTCAGGGCCGGAAGGTTAAAAATCTGCTGGATGGGATGGTGACGAACGCTCTGCCTGCCCGGATCAGGGCGGAAGATATGTTCAATATCCTCCCTGTCGCTTTGCTGGAGGCAGGATGA